The Dendropsophus ebraccatus isolate aDenEbr1 chromosome 3, aDenEbr1.pat, whole genome shotgun sequence genome includes a region encoding these proteins:
- the LOC138786838 gene encoding kinesin-like protein KIF20B: MDKVVKEEETDDSSDEQYKEDISTKKDLITMHKTIKEEEETDVSSHEQYKEDITAEKELNYVDAIGIIVKEETDDSNDEQYLMDITTRKNMNPINVTDMMMKEEETDVSSDEQYKEDITTWKDPNYINVTDMMMMKEEEEETDDSSDEQYKEDITTGNPPGE, translated from the coding sequence ATGGACAAGgtagtaaaagaagaagaaacagatgacagcagtgatgagcagtataaggaggacatctcTACAAAAAAAGATCTGATTACTATGCACAAGACAataaaagaagaggaggagacagatgTAAGCAGtcatgagcagtataaggaggacattacTGCAGAGAAGGAACTGAACTATGTTGATGCGATAGGCATAATAGTAaaggaagagacagatgacagcaatgATGAGCAGTATCTGATGGACATCACTACAAGGAAAAATATGAACCCTATTAATGTTACAGATATGATGatgaaagaagaagagacagatgtgagcagtgatgagcagtataaggaggacatcacaacATGGAAGGATCCGAATTATATAAATGTCAcagatatgatgatgatgaaagaagaagaagaagagacagatgacagcagtgatgagcagtataaggaggacatcactacaggtaaccccccaggtgagtag